A single window of Anopheles moucheti chromosome 2, idAnoMoucSN_F20_07, whole genome shotgun sequence DNA harbors:
- the LOC128297324 gene encoding uncharacterized protein LOC128297324: protein MLYQRKRTRKAVNSTTASRRCKQRKSPYRIDFEHYDNHYFVLPIHNKDQWYRGCNRQINQEWKRIRTERLKTLERSTEMPPSLIIASAENDRVQVIALCSISKIPSCARRCLLEVIVTQEYLYYLNIEHIFVALRDQNVFRSKFRFSFTRTLAYGAILERNERKGVSKFMLSNEPQQWVVKQYESSEEELYAQRQNCYYYYYYNEEEDDDTYQDYYSCKKRVAYDGPPPPTSNEPYFVVPIHRHPDLKEQCVRLINTEWPRSRMARFWSFETSTDTLPITFVLTQLIDETTTVLGHAKVSPVPADDTSAYVESVVVDYRYRGRGIGTHLMEEIEKYCKVVMNINHMYIATDGQEVFYAKLGYIFCKAINIFGTRSTRNTVSKKHWMRKVLSDWEPYPMGYGDEIPCDPVGTVVEADVGPPQEKLCVDQLIWNIRNIVYNQTNMTFRKTKGDEIVYDLLLKMHAI, encoded by the exons ATGCTGTATCAGCGGAAACGTACGCGTAAAGCCGTAAACTCTACCACGGCTAGCCGAAGGTGTAAACAGCGCAAG TCTCCTTACAGAATTGATTTCGAACACTACGACAACCACTACTTTGTGCTACCGATCCACAACAAGGACCAATGGTACCGAGGATGCAACAGACAGATCAACCAGGAATGGAAGCGTATCCGCACCGAGAGGCTAAAAACGCTCGAGCGCAGTACGGAGATGCCACCCAGCCTCATCATTGCCAGTGCCGAGAACGATCGCGTGCAGGTGATCGCGCTGTGCTCCATCTCTAAAATTCCATCCTGTGCCAGACGCTGCCTGCTGGAGGTGATAGTGACGCAGGAGTATCTGTACTACCTGAACATCGAGCATATCTTTGTGGCGTTGCGCGATCAGAACGTGTTTCGATCGAAGTTTCGGTTCAGCTTTACGCGCACGCTAGCGTACGGTGCGATACTGGAGCGCAACGAGCGGAAGGGTGTGTCCAAATTTATGCTTTCGAACGAACCGCAACAGTGGGTGGTAAAGCAGTACGAATCGTCCGAGGAAGAGTTGTACGCACAGCGACAAAATTGCTACTACTATTATTACTACAACGAGGAGGAAGACGACGACACGTACCAGGATTATTACAGCTGTAAAAAGCGAGTTGCTTACGAT GGTCCACCGCCACCGACTTCGAATGAACCGTACTTTGTGGTACCGATCCATCGGCATCCGGACCTGAAGGAGCAGTGCGTCCGGTTGATCAACACCGAGTGGCCCCGCTCCCGGATGGCTCGGTTTTGGAGCTTCGAAACATCCACCGACACGCTACCGATCACGTTCGTACTGACGCAGCTGATCGACGAAACGACGACCGTGCTCGGGCACGCCAAAGTTTCCCCCGTGCCGGCAGACGATACGTCGGCGTATGTGGAATCGGTCGTGGTGGATTATCGCTATCGGGGCCGTGGCATCGGCACGCACCTGATGGAGGAGATAGAGAAGTACTGCAAGGTGGTGATGAACATTAATCACATGTACATTGCCACCGATGGGCAGGAGGTGTTTTATGCCAAACTTGGCTACATCTTCTGCAAGGCGATCAACATCTTCGGTACGCGGTCGACGCGAAACACCGTCAGCAAGAAGCACTGGATGCGGAAGGTTCTCTCCGATTGGGAACCGTATCCGATGGGCTACGGGGACGAGATACCGTGCGATCCGGTTGGTACCGTGGTGGAGGCGGACGTTGGTCCACCGCAGGAGAAGCTGTGCGTGGATCAGCTCATCTGGAACATCCGCAACATCGTGTACAACCAGACAAACATGACGTTCCGGAAGACCAAGGGGGACGAAATAGTGTACGACTTGTTGCTTAAAATGCATGCCATTTAA
- the LOC128297237 gene encoding 40S ribosomal protein S29, which yields MGFANLWYSHPRKYGQGSRFCRACSNNHGMIRKYGLNICRQCFREYAKDIGFRKLD from the exons ATGGGTTTCGCCAACTTGTGGTACTCGCATCCGCGTAAATATGGACAGGGCTCGCGTTTCTG CCGTGCCTGCTCCAACAACCACGGAATGATCCGAAAGTACGGTCTGAACATTTGCCGACAGTGCTTCCGCGAGTACGCCAAGGATATCGGCTTCAGGAAG CTGGATTAA